In one Myotis daubentonii chromosome 1, mMyoDau2.1, whole genome shotgun sequence genomic region, the following are encoded:
- the HAUS3 gene encoding HAUS augmin-like complex subunit 3, whose translation MSCGKDFVETLKKIDYPKADVLNGEDFDWLFETVEGGSFLRWFCGTVNEQNVLSEAELEAFSVLQESGKPILEGAALEEALKTCKTSSLKIPTLDDKDLEKLEDEVRTLQKLKNLKIQRRNKCQLMASVTRHKSLRLNAKEEEVTKKLKQSQGILNAMTTKMKNELQALTDGVAKLMVFFRPSDLGPGTNPLVFLSQISLEKYLSQEEQCTAALTLYTKKQFFQGIQEVFESSNEENFQLLDIQAPSIYDNQEILEERRLEMARLQLAYMCAQHQLIHLKARNLSMKSSIKWAEENLHSFTSKVLGKDHLDAKISSLNTQILKLEEQITHIKDKSLPAVVKKNAQLLNMPVVKGDFDLQIAKQDYYTARQEFVINQLIKQKASFELLQLSYEIEMRKHWDIHRQLEKLVHELSQSNMMLHKQLEILADPSVSQQINPRNTIDTKDYSTHRLHQLLEGENKKKELFITHENLEEVAEKLKQDVSLVQDQLAVSAQEHSFFLSKLNNDVDMLCDVLYQGGNQPLLSDQELTEQFHQVESQLNKLNHLLTDILADVKTKRKILASNKLHQMERELYVYFCKDEDYLKEIVENLENQSKIKAADLKD comes from the exons ATGAGTTGTGGAAAAGACTTtgtggaaacattaaaaaaaattgattatcCCAAAGCTGATGTTCTTAACGGGGAAGACTTTGACTGGTTGTTTGAGACTGTCGAAGGTGGGTCATTTCTGAGGTGGTTTTGTGGGACAGTGAATGAGCAGAACGTGTTGTCGGAAGCAGAATTGGAGGCTTTCAGCGTTCTTCAGGAATCAGGCAAGCCCATCCTGGAAGGAGCAGCACTGGAGGAAGCTCTTAAAACCTGTAAAACTTCTAGCCTGAAGATACCTACCCTGGACGACAAAGACCTAGAGAAGTTAGAGGATGAGGTTCGGACGCTGCAGAAATTAAAGAACCTAAAAATTCAGCGACGTAATAAATGTCAGTTGATGGCCTCGGTAACGAGGCACAAATCTCTGAGGTTAAATGCTAAAGAAGAAGAAGTCACTAAAAAGCTGAAGCAGAGTCAGGGAATTCTAAATGCTATGACTACTAAGATGAAGAATGAACTTCAGGCTCTTACAGATGGAGTTGCAAAATTGATGGTGTTCTTCAGACCTTCGGATTTGGGTCCAGGGACAAATCCTCTGGTGTTTTTATCTCAGATTTCCTTGGAAAAATATCTCAGCCAAGAAGAGCAATGCACAGCAGCGTTAACCTTATATACCAAAAAACAGTTCTTTCAGGGTATACAAGAAGTCTTTGAAAGTTCAAATGAAGAGAATTTTCAGCTTTTAGATATACAAGCACCCTCTATTTATGATAACCAAGAAATCCTCGAGGAGAGGCGGCTAGAGATGGCTAGGCTGCAGCTAGCATACATGTGTGCTCAACATCAGTTAATTCACTTGAAAGCACGTAATTTGAGCATGAAATCAAGtataaaatgggcagaggagaATCTTCATAGCTTCACTAGCAAA GTTCTTGGAAAAGATCATTTGGATGCTAAAATTTCTAGCTTGAATACTCAGATTCTGAAACTCGAAGAACAGATTACTCATATAAAAGACAAAAGTTTGcctgctgtggtaaaaaagaatgCCCAGTTGTTGAATATGCCAGTTGTGAAGGGAGATTTTGATCTGCAGATTGCCAAACAAGACTATTATACAGCAAGACAAGAGTTTGTTATAAATCAATTGATAAAGCAAAAGGCATCGTTTGAACTTCTGCAGTTATCATATGAAATTGAAATGAGAAAGCATTGGGACATACATCGTCAACTTGAAAAATTGGTTCATGAACTTAGTCAAAGTAATATGATGCTCCATAAGCAATTAGAAATACTAGCTGACCCATCAGTATCTCAGCAGATAAATCCAAGGAATACCATTGATACCAAGGATTATTCTACTCACAG gCTTCATCAGCTTTTAGAaggagagaataagaaaaaagaattgtttaTAACCCATGAAAACCTGGAGGAAGTGGCTGAGAAATTAAAACAGGATGTTTCTTTAGTACAAGATCAATTGGCAGTATCTGCTCAAGaacattctttctttctgtccaAACTGAATAATGATGTGGACATGCTTTGTGATGTTTTGTATCAAGGAGGAAACCAGCCTTTGCTTAGTGATCAG gaGTTAACGGAGCAGTTTCATCAAGTTGAGTCTCAACTGAATAAACTAAATCATCTTCTCACTGATATTCTTGCTGATgtaaagacaaaaaggaaaattttggcATCTAATAAACTGCATCAAATGGAAAGagaattatatgtatatttttgtaaAGATGAAGATTATCTGAAAGAGATCGTGGAAAATTTAGAAAACCAATCAAAGATTAAGGCTGCTGATCTCAAAGATTGA